One window of the Podospora pseudopauciseta strain CBS 411.78 chromosome 4, whole genome shotgun sequence genome contains the following:
- the SLP2 gene encoding Synaptotagmin-like protein 2 (MEROPS:MER0192051; COG:C; EggNog:ENOG503NX7K), which yields MSLTLARRALAAPTVPRALPLIARQALVHSSSPVLSSQHQSRPLSASPRNALRNTSPSRLPASSGLGGGFPPTYFQQRASLPMNTIIRFVPQQTAWIVERMGKFNRILQPGLAILIPFIDRIAYVKSLKEVAIEIPSQSAITADNVTLELDGVLYTRVFDAYKASYGVEDAEYAISQLAQTTMRSEIGQLTLDHVLKERAALNINITAAINEAAQAWGVTCLRYEIRDIHAPKPVVEAMHRQVTAERSKRAEILDSEGQRQSAINIAEGQKQSAILASEALKAEKINKAMGEAEAILLRAKATAAGIEAVAKAIQDGQGAAQNAVSLSVAEKYVDAFGKLAKEGTAVVVPGNVGDLGGMIATAMGVYGKVSEGQQKGLEAAQARKLLQEQQEVKA from the exons ATGTCACTCACACTAGCACGCCGTGCCCTCGCGGCCCCAACAGTCCCACGAGCTCTCCCCCTCATCGCTCGCCAAGCGCTCGTAcactcctcatcaccagTTCTCAGCTCCCAGCACCAGTCCCGACCACTCTCGGCAAGCCCCCGAAATGCCCTCCGAAACACATCTCCAAGCCGCCTCCCAGCGAGCAgcggcctcggcggcggctttCCCCCAACATACTTCCAGCAGCGAGCTTCCCTCCCAATGAACACAATCATCCGCTTCGTCCCCCAGCAAACCGCCTGGATCGTCGAGCGCATGGGCAAGTTCAATAGAATCCTTCAACCCGGCCTGGCAATCCTGATACCGTTTATCGATCGGATCGCCTACGTCAAGTCCCTCAAGGAAGTCGCCATCGAGATCCCCTCCCAATCCGCCATCACAGCCGACAATGTCACCCTCGAGCTCGACGGTGTCTTGTACACCAGAGTCTTTGACGCATACAAGGCCAG cTATGGAGTAGAAGACGCCGAGTACGCGATCTCCCAACTAGCCCAAACAACAATGCGTTCCGAAATCGGCCAGCTCACCCTCGACCACGTCCTCAAGGAGCGCGCCgccctcaacatcaacatcacggCCGCCATTAACGAGGCTGCCCAAGCCTGGGGCGTCACCTGCCTCCGCTACGAAATCCGCGACATCCACGCCCCTAAGCCCGTCGTGGAAGCCATGCACCGCCAGGTGACCGCCGAGCGTTCCAAGCGCGCCGAAATTCTTGATTCCGAAGGTCAGAGGCAATCGGCTATCAACATTGCCGAGGGTCAGAAACAATCTGCTATTCTTGCGTCGGAGGCTCTCAAGGCGGAGAAGATCAACAAGGCTATGGGTGAGGCTGAGGCGATCTTGCTGAGGGCAAAGGCCACGGCCGCAGGTATTGAGGCGGTGGCCAAGGCGATTCAGGACGGACAAGGGGCGGCGCAGAATGCGGTTAGTTTGAGTGTGGCGGAGAAGTATGTGGATGCGTTTGGGAAGCTGGCCAAGGAGGGGaccgcggtggtggtgccggggaatgtgggggatttggggggcATGATTGCTACTGCCATGGGGGTGTATGGGAAGGTTAGTGAGGGGCAGcagaaggggttggaggcggcgcaggcgaggaagttgttgcaggagcagcaggaggttAAGGCCTAG